A DNA window from Vigna angularis cultivar LongXiaoDou No.4 chromosome 1, ASM1680809v1, whole genome shotgun sequence contains the following coding sequences:
- the LOC108321868 gene encoding uncharacterized protein LOC108321868 yields MEIISTTRNTSGVSTSSANHPTEWSLENFLQQHPAKFNGKCLPDEADQWLRDMERIYNAKRCPDDNRLAFTEYLLTGEASHWWTSMKMILTDAQSPISWEVFRSKFYEEYFPDSVCFAKEVEFLQLVQGGMSVSQYTNKFKHLVRFNTMATSEEWQCRKFENGLRSDLKVLISSLCIKSFPTMVERAKVLEKNVEEVKQQKKQQQTARGPVSSKSNTNLSRSPYARPIPPSTSSGSQSQSLVSANRSGQQGAVTCFQCGGPHYRSSCPQLLWVKFCTRCGRNGHLERECNMGGRAVMRPPYAGRNQPRGGGRA; encoded by the coding sequence ATGGAGATCATCTCAACCACGAGGAACACATCCGGAGTGTCTACTTCCTCTGCAAATCATCCGACCGAGTGGAGCTTAGAGAACTTCCTCCAACAACACCCTGCCAAATTCAATGGGAAGTGTCTTCCTGATGAGGCCGATCAGTGGCTGCGAGATATGGAGCGGATCTACAATGCCAAGAGGTGTCCGGACGACAATCGCTTGGCATTCACTGAGTATCTACTGACTGGAGAGGCCAGTCATTGGTGGACGAGCATGAAGATGATATTAACGGACGCTCAAAGTCCCATTTCATGGGAAGTATTCAGAAGcaagttttatgaagaatacttCCCAGATAGCGTTTGTTTCGCCAAGGAAGTAGAGTTTCTTCAATTAGTGCAAGGAGGGATGTCCGTCTCTCAGTACACCAACAAATTCAAGCATTTAGTACGATTCAACACCATGGCTACCAGTGAAGAGTGGCAGTGTCGGAAGTTTGAGAATGGATTGAGGAGCGATCTCAAAGTACTGATTTCAAGCCTTTGTATTAAGTCTTTTCCAACAATGGTGGAGAGAGCCAAAGTATTGGAGAAGAACGTTGAAGAAGTCAAACAACAGAAGAAGCAACAACAGACGGCTAGGGGACCGGTCTCGTCTAAGAGCAATACGAATTTAAGCAGAAGTCCTTACGCTCGTCCTATACCACCATCTACTTCTAGTGGGTCTCAGTCACAATCTTTGGTTTCTGCCAATCGATCTGGACAGCAAGGGGCAGTGACGTGTTTtcagtgtggaggaccacactacCGATCATCATGTCCTCAGTTGTTATGGGTAAAGTTTTGCACTCGTTGTGGGAGGAACGGACATCTAGAGCGCGAGTGTAATATGGGAGGACGAGCGGTGATGAGGCCACCATATGCTGGAAGAAATCAACCAAGGGGTGGTGGCCGAGCATAG